The following are from one region of the Sciurus carolinensis chromosome 5, mSciCar1.2, whole genome shotgun sequence genome:
- the Smndc1 gene encoding survival of motor neuron-related-splicing factor 30 isoform X2 — protein sequence MEVIELTKDLLSTQPSETLASSDSFASAQPTHSWKVGDKCMAIWSEDGQCYEAEIEEIDEENGTAAITFAGYGNAEVTPLLNLKPVEEGRKAKEDSGNKPMSKKEMIAQQREYKKKKALKKAQRIKELEQEREDQKVKWQQFNNRAYSKNKKGQVKRSIFASPESVTGKVGVGTCGIADKPMTQYQDTSKYNVRHLMPQ from the exons GAAGTTATAGAACTAACCAAAGACCTCCTGTCAACTCAACCATCAGAAACTCTTGCAAGTTCAGACAGTTTTGCTTCTGCTCAACCCACTCATTCATGGAAAGTTGGAGACAAGTGTATGGCAATCTGGAGTGAAGATGGACA GTGTTACGAAGCGGAAATTGAGgagatagatgaagaaaatggcaCCGCTGCAATTACCTTTGCTGGTTATGGCAATGCTGAAGTGACTCCACTGTTGAACCTGAAGCCtgtagaagaaggaaggaaggcaaaggAGGACAGTGGCAATAAGCCCATGTCAAA aaaggaaatgattgcCCAGCAGCGtgaatacaaaaagaagaaagctttGAAAAAAGCACAGAGAATAAAAGAACTTGAACAGGAAAGAGAGGACCAGAAGGTGAAATGGCAACAATTCAACAACAGAGcctattctaaaaacaaaaaaggccag GTAAAGAGGAGTATTTTTGCTTCACCTGAGAGTGTTACTGGGAAAGTTGGAGTAGGAACTTGTGGAATTGCTGATAAACCTATGACACAGTATCAAGATACCTCTAAATACAATGTCAGGCATTTGATGCCCCAATAA